In the genome of Oncorhynchus masou masou isolate Uvic2021 chromosome 26, UVic_Omas_1.1, whole genome shotgun sequence, one region contains:
- the LOC135514523 gene encoding somatostatin-1A-like: MLSTRVQCALALLSLALAISSVSAAPSDAKLRQLLQRSLMAPAGKQELARNTLVELLSELAHVENEAIELDDMSHGVEQEDVDLELERAPGPVLAPRERKAGCKNFFWKTFTSC; the protein is encoded by the exons ATGCTCTCGACGCGTGTCCAGTGCGCCCTAGCACTACTATCCCTAGCCCTGGCCATCAGCAGCGTCTCTGCCGCTCCGTCCGATGCCAAACTCCGCCAGCTGCTCCAACGGTCACTCATGGCACCTGCAGGCAAACAG GAGCTTGCCAGGAATACACTCGTAGAGCTACTCTCAGAGCTCGCACACGTAGAGAACGAGGCGATTGAATTGGATGACATGTCTCATGGCGTGGAGCAGGAGGATGTGGATCTCGAGCTGGAGCGTGCACCCGGCCCAGTACTGGCTCCACGTGAACGCAAGGCTGGATGCAAGAACTTCTTCTGGAAAACCTTTACATCGTGTTAA